The nucleotide window GTTTCAGTAATCATGTAAAGAACAATACAATGCGCCCACACAATAAAGACCAGACTAAATAcagaaagaaaccaaaaaccatGCCATTTTAGTAATCACATGACATGTAGAAAGCTTCAATCAGTTTCATTCAACAAGTTGACAACAACATATCTGGTTTGTACCAAATTACATGGCTAAAGCAAAAATGAAAGGTGCTGATCAACCAATACATAACAAACCACAAGGAATTGAAGTGGGATAACAAATTATCATAATAGAAATTAAACTGCCTATATTATCCATCAACAACTATATCCTCCTCCCCTTCCTGCATGTAACCCACTTCTTCCTCATTTGCTAAGTTACCAGGTAATTCAATAGATGGCATCATGGTGGTGATGGGATGGTGAGCAATAATAGTGTCCCCAAGCTCATCTTCAACCTCAAAATCACTGTAATCCCTACTAGAAATTCTTAGAACTACTGACCACATTGGATCTACAGGGTCTTGAACATAAAAGATTTGCTGAACACAGTTTCCCAACACAAAAGTATCATTTAAATGACCTTTCTTATTCAAATTCACCAATGTGAACCCAAGCTCATCTACCTTCACACCCCTTCTATTCTCTACCCAATCACACTTAAAGATAGGGATCCTAAACTTTTCATAATCGAGCTCCCATATTTCAGTAATCACCCCATAGAAGCTCATGTCATCAATAATTAGCATTTTATCCCTAGCAGTAGCTACTTGCGGTGTCTTAGCAAGTAAGTAGACACCACTGTTTTGCGTTGATCTAAGATCATCACGCTTCTTTGTGTTAGACTGAACTCCTGCAATTCTATACCCACTGAATGTTGGTACTTCATTGCTCGGTTTATTTGAAAGCCATCTGACAATCTCGGGAACGTGAGAATCTGGTTCACTTAGTTGAACAGCAACCTGCgattgaacaaagaaaataagtaTCTGGAATATCAACCAAAAATATTCCCATAAATGTCGTTACTGTTCAGACTTACCCTCTCCTTCAACCAATCTGCAAATGTCTTGTTTTGCTTGTCTGTAAGccactttttattctttttgaaTCTTGGAAACTCCCTCTTCAAGTATTGTAGGTGTTCACTACAATTACCAAAAAAGCAGTGATACATTGAGTGAAGATTAGTGTACAAAATTACATGAAATATTAACAGAAATCACAATCTTAGATAAAGGGATGGCACTTACACAAAATAGCTTCTGAATTCATCCGTGTTTTGAAGCGCGCAAAGATGAGCTTGGTCAAATAACTTGTCGTAAACACTAATAACTGTAGCACCTGAGGTAGGCTTGTCCTCTATGTGAGGGTCAGATGGAATCCCAACAGTCTTGTCATCAATGAAAAGCTCTGCTAAAAACTCAACCGCCACTTAAGAAATATAACACTCCGCAATGCAACCTTCTGGCCGATTTCTATTTCGAACATATCCTTTGCAAATCTTCATGTACCTCTCAAATGGATACATCTATCGAAAGCAAACTGGTCCACATAACTCTACCTCTCTAACTAGGTGAACTGTTAGATGAACCATTATGTCAAAAAATGATGGGGGAAAGTACTTTTCCAGCTCACACAATGTTTCAACAAGTTCACTTTGGATATTCGGCAGCCTTGACACATCAATAGTCTTGTTGCAGATTTCATTAAAAAACAGGCATAACCTGATCACAGCAATTCTGACCGGCTTTTCAAGCACACCTCGTATGGCAACAGGGAGGAGTTGTTGCATTAAGGCATGACAATCATGGGATTTAAGTCCACTAAGCCTTAAATCATCCATGGAAACCAGGTTTGATATGTTAGAAGAATAGTCTTCAGGAACCTTCATGCCAAAAAAAGACCCACACATGCATCTTTTTTCATTTGTCTTTAGGTTCCAGCTTGCCAATGGCAAGCGCTCCTTTTTTGGACCTTCAAGATCAAGCCTTAATCCTAATCTAATACCCATCTCCACTAGATCCAACCGAGTTTTCACTCCATCCTTTGTTTTTCCAGGAATATTGAGCAAGGTACCTATGAGACTAtcacatacatttttctctATATGCATCACATCAAGGCAATGCCGAACAGGGAGAAACTTCCAGTAttcaagttaaaaaaaaatagactttttttttccagcaaGGCCTGGTTTCATCGTCCCCACCCTTGTAAGGAGGGGGctgattttttttcccaaaacgGTACTTTGGAACTTCCTGCTCCACCCTGTGCAGTACTTCTTCCCCACTCAAAGGAACAGGGGGGGAGAATGTTCTGGAAGGTTGTTGAAAGCAGCCTTTTGCCTTCTATAAGGATGGTTTCTTCCTAAAAACCTTCGATGCACGATGTAAGCCATTTCCCCTCCATTAACTAGTCTTGTTGGTTTTGTATTTTCGAGGCAAATAGGGCATGCATTATACCCTTTAACTATACTCCCAGAAAGGTTACCATAAGCTGGAAAATCGTTGATTGTCCAGAATAGTAAACCTCTAAGAGTAAAGTATTCACTTTGTCTTGCATCGTAGACACCACTAACTCCTTTCCACAGCAGTTTCAAGTCGTCTATCAAAGGTTCCAAGTAGACATCAATGTCATTTCCTGGTTGTTTAGGCCCAGAAATCAATAGAGTTAACAACATgtgttttctcttcattatgaGCCATGGAGGCAGATTATATGCGACCAGAATAACAGGCCAACAACTGTACTTGCTGCTTAATGAACTATGGGGATTGAACCCGTCTGATGACAATGCAAGTCTTAGGTTTCTAGGGTCAGAACCAAAATCTGGCCATTTTTCATCTACTAACTTCCATGAAGTTGCATCAGCTGGATGACGCATCAAGCCATCGCGTTTTCTGTCAGTAGCATGCCAAGTCAGACTCTTACATGTACCCTCTGACTGAAACATTTTTTTGAATCTAGGAATATGAGGAAAGTACCATAGTACCTTTGCAGGTACGCCTTCCCTCTCTTTCAAGTTTTTACCTACTTTCCACCTTGAAATACCACATGTAGGGCACTTAATTGCATCAATATACTCTTTTCTATACAAAACACAATCATTTGGGCAGGCATGAATTTTAGTGTAATCCATTCCTAGAGAACTCAATGTCTTCTTTGCCTCATAGACAGAGGCAGGTATCTCATTGCCTACTGGAAGAAACTCCGCAAACGCAATCAACCACTCAGAGAAAGCAACATCACTCATACCGTGCTTCGCTTTCAAGTTGTAAAGCCTCACCAGAACATTCAACCTTGTGTGCCTATCACAACCAGGGTATAATGGTTTATTAGCATCATCTACAAACTGTCTAAACTCGTTACACTCATCACTTTCCATGTCTGCATCACTACCTAATCCTAATTCATATTCAGGTATCTCATTGCCGTTCACAGAGTAAGAACTATGTGAATCTGAATCTACTGCTGCATCATCAGTAGATTCATCAGCTGCTGAATCCAATATGGCCTCCCCATGCTCATTCCATTTATCATAACTCGCATCAATACCATTTACAAATAGATGGTCCCTTATTACAGAAGCGGAAAAGTAGTCAACATTTCCACATTTTGTACAAGGACAACAAATATGGTTAGGGTCTTTAGCATTATCCAAGGCAAATTTACAGAACTGTGTCACCCCTAATTTATATTGCCGAGATCTCCTATCCGCAACCATCCATGTTCTATCCATTTATACTACGCACAAACAGAAAAACCAAACAGGAAGACAAACTTAATTGCAGATATATCAACACGAactcatatatatttgttggtttcttTTAAACTGATAGGTACTGGAATAGGGAATCTCGGTGTGCaatggactgaaacagctaccaatCCAAGATTATGTTTTACCCTATATACCTTCAGCATACAGTAATATGCAATAGCACCCAAATAGGAAGACAAATTTTAATTCAGTTTTTCTCATTACAAAGTGGAAAATGTTTGAAATATGTCTACTGAAAAAGCAATAATGGCTGGTTGTTTTTCATGGTTTACAATGACCAAACGCAAATAGAGAATATATTAGAAGCAACATGTTGTTAGAAGCAAGCAAGAAAAATATCATTATCTGCAAGtaacataaataatcaaaagCAAGCAACCAAAAATAATATGATCTGTaaccaaaatgtcagcagatgTACACAATCTACTCCACTATTGTTGTTGGGAAAGGCATTGCATTAATCTTTGACAGACAGTGACTCATGTATAAGATATAATGAGACAGTAAAAAAAACAAGAgtagttaaaaaaaataagaaaaagaaataccCAGATGAGAATTGATGGTGTTGTTGATGCTGCAAACAGGACAGTGTTATGTTGTTCTCAAAGTAGCAGGAACCTAGCTAGCTCCCAATATACAACCAACAGCCATTTCAGAGATGGATTGAAAGTTCAATTACCTAGTACTCCCACCACCAAAGCTACACACCCATTATCATCATctgcaccaaaaaaaaattaatcattcGTCAGCGCGTGTAATTTGAGCAGGAATGAGATAAATTTGTGTCACGAAAAACcaaatttgaataaatgaaaCAGTACTGCTGCATCGTTCTTGTATATGAATATTTAGGTATTATaagccaaaaaaagaaagaaacaaaaaaacctGAAAATTGAGTAGTGCTGATGTTTATGATGAGTTGCCATCTATATGCAGCAAATATATGAGTTGTTGACCATAAATTCTACTATTAGAGGTTAATTAATGCTATACAATGCAATATATAAAAGAGATATATTGTTGAGGCTCAGGGACTATGAACGAAATTTTCAGGTTAAAAGGTGAGCAAGGCTGTTGCCTTAGGCCTCACATGTTAAAAGGCCTCGGTTTGAAAGTTAActctgttatatatatatatatatatatatatatatatatatatatttggatttGAGTAAGAGGCTGAAGGCTGAGTAAAATGCCCAAGTATCTTCAACATAGAACACCcagaaaagcaaaaaaacaaGCCCAAATCAAGGAGGCCTCTTCACATGATGATCATAGAATAATCACATCCCAAATGAGAATAAAACATTTTGCTTTTCTATTGGCTATAGCCTAGTACAGATTAgagttcatttttgttttttcttttatcaaccACCTAGTTCTCAAAAACAAAGAACTACATAGACTTTCCTCATTTCACTTCTGAAAgtctaatttctttttcttatcaatTTTCAATCGTGAGCTCTGAAGACTAATAGCCACTGAGGTAAGTAGTTCAATAAGACCATAAAATTCAAGAAAATGTTCTAAGACCCACAGCAAAAATCAGTGTCCtatcaaattaataaaatacGATGGAAGCCAACAAAAGGAGAAGCAAGTCAACAAAGTGCAGTTCACTTCAATCATTTCTTTCATCCTCATTCCTAGAGAATCCATAAtcagaaattgaaaactttccTCCTTTTTCCATTATTCCCACATCTTCTGAGCAAACCTAAAGCAAAGCATTCAACTTTTGCTCAAAATTTCTCAACCCCAAGTTGTAAAACACAACAAAAGAGCTTGACGCGGATCCAGCATTCACAACCAATTGCGATTCCCGAATCCCAgaatttcaaattttctaaaataaaaaaaaaacccttaacCCAAAAAGATTTATGAGCTCCTAAATTGGGGTTTGATCCCCCAGGAAACTTCTATAGCCATTAGTAATAGAGCAGTAAACTATTCCCACCCCCGAGAAAATCAAGATATGATTTTAACTTCCATTTCGTGCTAATTTTGGCAAGATGGTTTCTGGGTATTCCCGAAAGAAGACCAAACAACTCGAAAATGAACAATAAGAATAAGAAGAGCAAAAGAGTGCGACGGAGGAAGAGAGGAGAAGCACCTAGTAGTCAAAATTACGAGCAATACACACTGGGTATATTGCAAATAGGAGCAATACACCCAAAACACCAAACATCATGATTCACAAATCTGGACAACCCATTCCTAATTATCAAACATCATCAACATGGGTACTGGGTAATCGATGTTTACCTAAGATTCAGGgattgaagccttgaaggagTCGCAGAGATCAGAGATATAGACTTGCAGTGAAGGTGACTCGGTGGCAGAGGAGGTGGCTCAGGCAGACTGAAAGGGGAGGTGGCTCGGTGGTTGGAGCCTGGAACTCTGGAAGGCGGAACCAAAATGGATCCGAACGGGGAGTGAGAGTCGGGACCGGCAGCAGCAAAGCACGATACCAACAAGCCAGATCCCTACTTGGCAGATTTTGGCCCCCGTAAGGGATAtgcagtcgagagagagagctaagtgtcgagagagagagagagagctaagtgTCGATGTGCAGGGATATGTAGTCGATGTGCAGTCGAGAGAGAGCTAAGTGTCGAGAGAGCGgcctatgtttttttttgttctttctctcttttagaCACGATGTGGGAATAAAAACCTAGCTAAAAAATTTCTcaagttattcacacaacagaaatatctCTCACTATCGTCTGAATGCatcactaaaaattaaaatgtaaaatcatggagggaaacatggcgcctTCAACATTTTTGGTTAAAATGTTACCGCCAGTTGcatcttcacacaacagaaaatcttaaatctgttgtatgattattGTAGCTTGCACTAGCCCTATCTCggtgaagacattcaagcaagcatccttcaactttggtgcttagtttttcaatcacacaacggcaataataaaacccgttgtcctagtagcccaaatttcagcttttcaagatccaaccaaaactccgaagtggagggaaatctgccactAAATTTTTAAGGCTCAGACGACTGACCATGcttaattccgttgtgcaatgtagttccaataaaaaagttatcactttgttggcattcacacaacagaatacaACCAGCACCGTTGTATAATAAAACTGacttcaacacacaacagatgatttgtgttccgttgtgtgattagtgttgtgtgattaactttttgtactagtgtaTTTACATTCAATTGTAATTGTATTAGTTGTCATTCCTTATAGGTCTCCTGAATTGTTGGAGAACCTTAACTGTACAAGTAGGTGCATAGGTGCTCTGTATATATGCCATACAATTCAATACAATCATTCATTCTGCCTAAATTATTCTCTctatatggtatcagagcaggattAAGATCCtcgctcttctttcttttttcttcttcttcgtcctcTTTCAACACCATGACTGAGAACGACGAAATAATTTCCTCCTTTTCTGGTGGAACTCCTTCTGATGCTTCTGCCAATCCATTGTTCCTTCATCATTCAGACCACCCTGGTCTGCTTCTTGTGTCAAAAAGATTGAGTGGTGATAATTATCATTCTTGGTGTCGTGCCATGAGAGATCTCTGAGTGCCAAGAACAAGACAGGCTTCATTACCGGCATAATCAAGGAACCTGATGCATCTTTGAATCCTGATGAGCATGCCCTCTGGCAGCGCTGTAATGACATGGTACTCTCTTGGATCCTCAACTCAATTGAACAAGAGTTGGCCGACTCCGTTCTTTCATGCAATACTCCTCATGCCATTTGGGAAGATTTGCGTGAAAGGTTCTATTTGGGGAATGCTCCTCGTATTTTTCAGATTCAGAGGGATATTTATAGAATTGAGCAAGGTTCGATGACTGTTGCTGCGTATTATACAAAATTAAAGGGATTATGGGATGAGTTGGCATCCTTCAACTCCTCAGTGACCTGCACTTGTGGAGCTCAAAATGACCGCACTAGATTGATGCAGTTTCTCATGGGGCTTAATGAATCTTATTCTGGTACACGTGGTCAGATTTTATTAATGAATCCTTTACCATCTGTTCACCAGGCTTATGCGAGTGTTGCTCAAGAAGAAAAACAGCGTGAATTGGGATCTTCACTTTCTATTCCATCAAACACAGCTGCTATGGCTGTGCGTGGCAATTCCAATATGCCTAGGGGTCGGCAAAATAATCAAGCTGATGGAAGTCAATTCAATAATTCACGTAATAAGGAGCCTTTTCAGTGTACCTATTGCGGTGATCTATACCACAGGAAAGCAACATGCTACAAGTTAATTGGATATCCTTCTGGTCATCCCAAGAGTAAAGAAAAGGCACGGCATCAACGTCAAGGCAATGAAAAAAATTCCTCAAACTCAGCATCTGGTAATCCTTCTGCAAATCAAGTGGATTCCAACCCTACTTTTCAAGAGCTCCAAGTCTCTCTGCCCAATTTAACAAAAGATCAATACATTCAGATCCTTGGTGCGTTGACTCCCAAGCCTTCCATTCCAAAGGCCAATGCTGCTACAGCCTCAGTCTCTGAATTCGCTTCAGGTTTGTTACAAGTTGCTCCCAATCGTTGGATAATTGACAGCGGAGCAACTCATCATATTACCTCTTCTCCTACATCATTGATGAATATTAATAAGCATCCTTCTTTGGCACCAGTTTCGTTACCTAGTGGAGAAAGGGCTGGCATTACTATGACTGGCTCAATTCGATTTAATGATTCTATTCAATTGAATAATGTCTTATGTGTGCCCAGTTTTAAAGTTGATCTTCTGTCTGTTGGCAAAACAACCGATGACTTACATTGTtcagtgacatttttcccatcTTGGTGTATTTTACAGGACTTGGCTACGAGGACGATGATTGGTGTGGGTAAGCGACGTGGTGATCTCTATTACCTTGTGGCGTTGGCTTCAACTTCTCCTTCTTCCCATTTTGCTTGCAATTTGATTATCTCCTCTGATCTGTGGCATCGTCGCTTGGGTCACCCTTCTTCAGCTCGTTTACAATTTTTAGCTAATaatttacttgatttcaattttgattctagTCATAAAGGTGACATTTGTCCGTTAGCGAGACAAACTGGTCAACCTTTCCTTCCTAGTTCAATTGCTACTTCTAAATGTTTTTCCCTTATTCATTGCGACATTTGGGGTCGTTTTAAAACCCCTTCTTTATCTGGTGCttattatttcttaaccatCGTGGATGATTTTTCCCATTTTACATGGGTATTTTTAATACGTCACAAAAGTGAAACGCAAACAATATTACGCCAATTTTTTCATTATGTTGCCACTCAATTTAACACCAAAGTTCAACAATTTCGATCCGATAATGGTGCTGAATTTCTTTCCCtacaaaattttttttcttgaacaGGGCGTCATTTTTCAACACTCTTGCGTTTACacacctcaacaaaatggtgttgttgAACGCAAACATAGACACATTCTGGAAACCGCTCGAGCTCTTCGTTTTCAATCCCATCTACCTATTGATTTTTGGGGAGAATGTATTCTCACCGCTGTTTACACAATTAACCGTCTTCCTACTTTGTTGCTCCATAAGAAATCACCCTTTGAAGTTCTTTACAATAACCCTCCTGATTATTCTAGTATGAGAGTTTTTGGTTGCGTCGCTTTTGCAACTTCTGTCAATCCATCTTCCAAATTTGCACCTCGTGCTATCAAATGTATTTTCCTTGGTTATCCCATGGGTCAAAAAGCATACAAATTATACCATATTGAGACCAAGAAAATATTTACTAATCGGGATGTTATTTTTCTAGAGGACACCTTCCATTACTCACCACAACCAAATTCAGCCACAACCAAACCCACTACTGCAGCCCAGCCCATTCCTTTCACTCTCTTACCCGATCTTCCACCATCCGCGTCAAACCGTCATTCAACCGACGCCGATGAAATTTTTCAATCACCCAACGCAACACCTCCATCTCCTCCTCCACCTGCAATTGACCGGTCGCTTGGCGCGTCTCCATCTCCTGATcttctcccttcttcttcatcggaCACTTCCAATCCGTCTAATTCTTCAACCTGTCCTCCAGAAATTCCTCCGGAGACATCTGATATCCCTCCGGCCGATTCCATCTCCACTTCGGTCGATCTCGAACCCCTTCCTCCCGCCCTTCCTTCCGATCCTGCCCTTCCTCCGGTCGAGCTCGAACCCCTTCCTGCTGCTCCAATTCAACCTCTCCGTCGCTCCCACCGTACAAGAGAAGCCAACGTCCGTCTTAAGGACTACGTTTGCTCGCAGGTGATTCTGCCTCCACACCAAATTTCATCGGCCTCGCCTTGTCTCACACCAGGTACCAAATATCCTCTTTGTCACTATTTATCTTATCATCGGTATTCGCCCACacatttgaattatattgctaATGTGAGTCGTGATGAGGAACCGAGATCTTATGATATTGCTGCAGCCGATCTAAAATGGTAGGACGCTATGAATTTGGAGCTTCAAGCTCTTACTGACAATCAGACATGGAGTCTTGTCCCTTTACCCCTTGGAAAGCGTCCCATCAGCTGCAAATGGGTCTATCGTATTAAGCGCAAGGCTGATGGTTCTGTTGATCGTTATAAGGCTCACCTTGTTGCTCAGGGCTTTATTCAAGCTGCAGGTATCGATTATCATGATACCTTTTCTCCCACTACAAAAATGATAACTGTCCGTTGCCTTCTTGCTGTTGCTGCTAGTCTAAATTGGTCTTTACATCAATTAGATGTTAATAATGCTTTCTTAAATGGTGATTTGTTGGAAGAAATTTACATGTCTCCTCCTCCTGGTCTTCGGCGACAGGGGGAGAACCTTGTGTGTCGCCTCCACAAGTCATTGTACGGACTGAAACAGGCCTCTCGCCAATGGTTTTCTAAGTTCACAGAGGCCATTCTTGCTGCTGGTTTCTCTCAGTCCAAAGCCGACTATTCTTTATTTGTCCGCAAACATGGTACATCTCTCACTGTTTTGTTGATCTATGTGGACGATATTCTAATCACAGGAAACAATATGGAGTCCATTAATGCCCTGAAGCAGTTCCTTCATACTCGTTTCCGTATCAAGGACCTTGGTGATCTGAAATTTTTTCTTGGTATTGAAATAGCTCGTTCCAAGAAAGGGATTTATATATCTCAACGTAAATATGCCTTGGAAATTATCAAAGATAGTGGCTACTTGGGTGCTAAGCCGGTTGAGTTTCCTATGGAAGAATCCAAGCTTTCAAACAATGGAGAACTACTCAAAGATCCTGCAGCATATCGGCGCCTAGTTGGTCGATTGATTTACTTGACCATCACTAGACCTGATATCACATACTCAGTACACATCCTCAGTCGGTTTATGCATGAACCACGTCAACATCACATGACTGCTGCCCTTCGAGTTGTCCGTTATTTAAAATCATGTCCTGGTCAAGGTTTACTTCTTCATGCTAATGATTCTTTAAACTTTAGGGCATTTTGTGACTCAGATTGGGCAGGTTGCCCTCTTACCCGTCGCTCCACCACTGGTTATTGTGTGTTCTTGGGAAGCTCTTTAATTTCGTGGAGGACTAAAAGGCAAAAGACTGTTTCAttatcaagtgcagaagctgaatacAGAGCAATGGCAGGTACATGTTGTGAGCTTACTTGGTTATGATATTTGTTGACTGATTTGCATATACCCATTTCAAGTCCTGCTACTTTACACTGTGATAATCAAGCAGCATTACATATTGCTGCGAATCCTGTATTTCATGAAAGAACACGGCATATTGAAATGGATTGCCATTTTATTTGGGATAAAATTTTACAAGGTGAAGTTGTCACTTGACATGTGATTTCTTCACAGCAATTGGCGGATGTGTTCACTAAAGCTTTGGGGAAAGAGAAGTTTAAATCACTCATGAGCAAGTTGGGAGTTCTTGatatccactctccaacttgagggggagtgttggaaaGTATATCTTCacatttaatttgattgataggGTATCGTGGTATATAATAGGATTGATCTGTTAAGATGTTTTGTATATATTTACatacttgagggggagtgttggaaaGTATATCTTCacatttaatttgattgataggGTA belongs to Rosa chinensis cultivar Old Blush chromosome 4, RchiOBHm-V2, whole genome shotgun sequence and includes:
- the LOC112199762 gene encoding uncharacterized protein LOC112199762, which translates into the protein MDRTWMVADRRSRQYKLGVTQFCKFALDNAKDPNHICCPCTKCGNVDYFSASVIRDHLFVNGIDASYDKWNEHGEAILDSAADESTDDAAVDSDSHSSYSVNGNEIPEYELGLGSDADMESDECNEFRQFVDDANKPLYPGCDRHTRLNVLVRLYNLKAKHGMSDVAFSEWLIAFAEFLPVGNEIPASVYEAKKTLSSLGMDYTKIHACPNDCVLYRKEYIDAIKCPTCGISRWKVGKNLKEREGVPAKVLWYFPHIPRFKKMFQSEGTCKSLTWHATDRKRDGLMRHPADATSWKLVDEKWPDFGSDPRNLRLALSSDGFNPHSSLSSKYSCWPVILVAYNLPPWLIMKRKHMLLTLLISGPKQPGNDIDVYLEPLIDDLKLLWKGVSGVYDARQSEYFTLRGLLFWTINDFPAYGNLSGSIVKGYNACPICLENTKPTRLVNGGEMAYIVHRRFLGRNHPYRRQKAAFNNLPEHSPPLFL